The nucleotide sequence GCTCAGTAGGTGCGGTCGGGGATGGGCCGATGGTCTAACCAAACGGCGGCTGTTATAACGGTTTAAAGGCGCGTCATTGAAACCTTCATCATATGGAGCTATGCATCCGTATCTATTTCTCGCCTACCGTCTAGTGCACTACATATTATTACATCATGTGGGGcttgcacattatagttccacatttttaGCCTATAAGAAATATCTATCAGAATATCATATTTTCAGCCTATGGCGgagcctgcacattatagttccacatttctagcctgtgatggaCACCATATTTTTAGCCTGTAACGGAGCCTGccataataatgagataaacccaaagtccctttttataCAATTCAGTTTAGAATTATATAATCTTGTTTCATATCTATTCTACTACATTTGTCAACCAAAATGCATAATGAATATGCATGCGAAGCTCTCGAGTGTATACCTCTATATTAACTATATTTACTTGTATAGTGTGGTGCAAACTATCCATAGTATTTCTATTGATCTTTATAAATACTTATCTTTATGAGTAAATATGCCTCCATTATTTCCATCAATGTGATGCTCTTTATGAAATAGACAACACAAAATATTTATCAAATTTGAGAGAGTATTTCATCAAGTTATTTAATAAGTGCAAAAAAGCACCTCAAAAGTACTGCAgcagccaccaaggtggtagctcaGTTGAAACGGGGTGTTTGCTTCTGACCAAGTGATTCCAGGTTCGAaatgcgcgggcgtcgattaaattcggGGATCGGATGGCCCACGCCTGGACACGGGGTCAAGAAGCGCTACTGGTCGGCTAGTAGCcttggtggtgccaggtgtgacgtactcacacggagaGTAACCGTACCGGAGCCCATAGGGGTAACGAGCCCTCCCCACggatggggagggtatgagtaaaaccggccggggtgcccaacacagtCATTTCTgctcgcatcgaacattctcccgGCGGGGTGAGGGCCCAGTGGGGACTCTATTTCATTTCAAAAAAGAGGGTCCGCCGTTGTTAACCGGGGGGAGGAAAGGACAAGCCCActtccgcgtagcagcccccactgggccctcaccccgccaggagaatgttcgatgcgagcAGAAATGactgtgtgttgggcaccccggccggttttactcataccctccccatccGTGGGGAGGGCTCGTTACCCCTATGGGCTCCAGTATGGTTATCCTCCGTATGAGTACGTTACACCTAGCACCACCATAAGTAACTCGAGCATCGCTCTCACTCCACAAGGGCAGTTGGCTTTCGCTGTTCCGGATTTTCTTTCCATAGAACGAGTAAGAGAAAGTGAATCAGAGCAATCCCCTGCTGACATAgcaatccccccccccccccccccccccccccgcgttttcaaagcaaaaaaaaaaaaagtactgcAGCCATCTATTTTAAGTTCTTACTACATGACCACTCAACTATCATTACTTGAAGCAAATACCTCACGACAATTAGTTGTCATGCGAGAATTTAATCATTCCCCGCATGATTGATTATTGGAGAAGAGATACCTTATTAGAACAATGTTTTGTGGGGAAGAAAGACAATAGATGTGTGCTGCTATTTTCAGTCACttaaaaagaaaatgagaaTAGAAACATACTAGGTTATACATAAGAGTTCACAAACTTTAAACCAATGAAATCTCTTTCTTTtgagttattaaaaaaaatcaagtttcttttggaaaaaaaaatgcaatcagATTTTCATAACAAAACTGTGCATTATCATCCTAAACTTTGAAAAGAGCTACTTAAGAGCCTATATTGAATGCTTGAGTTGAAGCTTTTATTAGATTCATCGGTTGGGCTAATACAACCAGCAAAAACTCTATATTCATAAATAAGTAGGTGTGGTTTTGGAGTGACTTGGCACGAATTTCATATagcaagcttttttttttctccttatgCGAGTCAGGCTAGCCTACTCTAATGCCACCTCCTaaatatttatgaatatagACTAGCCAAGTCTGTAATCTcatgattttgctggttgtactgGTCCAACCTACAAATTTCATAGGATTTTAGTCTAATCACCCAAATAGGCTCTAAAAGATGGAAAAATCATAGCTACCATACTTTCTCATatcaaaacttaaaatataacaaaaattaTAATCAAGTTTGTGTGAACTTATTATCAAGATATACATAAATTTATAGCAAACTTATGTAGAACACCGATGCTCTGTATGAactcaaataaaataattcttCATGCCTTGACAAGCTACATGCTCGGTTTAGCTCAAATTCAGTCCAAACTTTTTACATGCttgttttttttgataaaacaaAATTTGTCTCTTCTATATTAACAAGTGTAGATGCATCTATCAAGATAATATTTTATAGGCAGTGATCGAAGGTGGTCCATAGATAATCAAGAAGTGATGAGCCATGTGCAAAGCTATCTAATCCATGGTTTCTTTGAACaccaaaattataaaaattcttttgagactggagataaattatatttatatccaATAATTGAAAAATCTATACTTACCCACctgaagtttatttttattcaatatTTTGATTCATAACTTAACCAAATATTAGTCAAAAATGTTAACCCTAAATGAGACCGAAAATAATTTTAAGTGATATAAAAGCCGCCtaagaatataaaaaaaatatgtatcctcttttatttaaaataattttaaattttttataaaataaataattttactaATGTTCTTAATTTAATAGAatggaaatattaattttataatttattggtTGTAAGTATAAATGTAAAGTTCAGAGgggtttttataatttattcaaaTTATAATGCGTTAAACCAGACCCAGTCCCGTCTGTGCTTTCCAAAGTCCAAACGCAACTTTACGATATATAATGACCATCCTCGCCCCCTTCTTCAAGACCCTATATAATGGATGGTCCAGGTCGATCAATTACCTAAATTCCTCGCCAGATCCGGTGGCGGCAAGCGGCGGCGCCGGACCATGAACTCCTCCGTCTCCGAgctctcctcctccgcctcccccgtcTCGCGTCTCCCGAGGCCCCCCTCTCGGCCTCCACCGAAAGCTCGTACTCTAACCCTAACACTAGCCCGGTCATCGCCTGCCAGAGAGGCGTCGCCGGAGCCGGCGGGCTTGGTCTTGAACCCGCGCTCGTCCTGCGCTCTCCGATGCTGCCCCTGCGGACGGCGGCTGGGCCTCTTGGGAACCACGGTGGCGGCGCTGCTCCCAGTTCCTCCCTCTAAGGCGTCGGGTCCTGGCCCCTCCGATACGGAGGCAAGAACTCGCGATCTTACGAGTAAAAGAGAGGATCTTATTAAGTTCTGGGATTTGTTGCAAAGTTCACTGTAAATCTGCATGTTTTTGTTGTTGTTAGGATATGGTGGAGAGATTCCATCCTTCGAGGCCGGATTGGTATGAGGAACTCTACGCAAAGGCTCTGGAGCTGGGCACGAGATCGTACGAAGCTGAGGTCAGTAGTAGAGTTCCTTCTTTCTCGAATATATGACggctatttaaagtttagtccTTTTAAAAATAGAAACTTTGATGTTAAAATACTTAACATTTAAAAATCTATCTTTTGAGCGGCAAAAAATGGAGAGATTAATAATTAAGGAgaaggttggtgaatggaaaAGCACTTGGATGGTATTTAGTCTCAAAAGATTATTTTTTGGTAAGAAAATCTGATAAAAGTTTGTTGGGAAGAAGTCAATAAATGGTTTTCTACTTTATGATTGGATTTCCTTCTTCCAATGTAATAATATTTCATGATCGCATTGGAGGATTGCTTGCCCAACCTCAAATGAGCTAGACAGATTCTACATATCTTTGCTGGATTAGGTTGTTTCGTGTTATTTCAACTTTAGCGAGCTAAACAATTTCATGCTCATACCTAAAGCAGGACTTTTATCAAGTTTTAAGCATATAACCGTCACTTTCTTATTTTGTTGTGCCTAGGAGAATACAAGTCAAACGTTTTTGTCAAATTTACATGGGTGTTTTGGATGTCTAGTTGCAATAGCCATATGACATCTCATACATGGCAAGGAAACATGAAGACTTCAACTTGACTGAGAAGAAGAATGTGCTTGTTAGCACACATTATAATGCGGTAACTAAGTTTGGTTTGGGTTAGCTGGTATACATACAATAGGTTGTAGCCCTAATGTTCACAGCTAACAGATACTAAATGATATGAGCACACGTTGAACGAACTTGCACTATATATACAACTAGAACTATATATCATCTGAAACTCTAGCAGACCCTTTTGAGTTGTGTATTTGCATCATAAATGAGGCTCAACTATGGCATCATTGTCTTTTGCCTGCCTCAAGTGTTTCGTTCTGTACTTATGTTTGTCTTGCATATTGGTACTATAACCACAGTCAATCTTCTTGATCCGATCAATTTGGTTTTTCTTCATGGATCCTCCTGTATAATATGTCATCATCCTCTATCGACACATACTTCTCATAACCTATTTTTTGCGCAATTACTTTTAGGTTTTCCAGGGCTTTCCTTGCCTTTATGACATTCATTCTGTTTATCCAAACCCCTGTTATCAATGGGGCACCGTCTTAGCATCATTTGATTCTGCATGAACAAACTATCCTGGTTGATCCTCTCCCATCCCCCACACCCCACCCCCCGCCCCCAGGAATTTATCATGTGGGTGTAAATGCAGCTCTTTTAGTCCTCTAATTTACTCATTTCCAGCACTTCTTTTCTAGTTGTACAACATAGAATGGGCATATTTGCGACAGTTATGTTCCTATTATTCATTATTTCCCAACATACTGACTCATACAAGGCTGTCCTTCTAACCTTTCTTATAACATGTATGAGAGATGACTGATATTGTTGACTTTTATTAATCattcttatttattttctctTCAATTTTGGTGAAGGTTGCAGCCTACAAAGCAACACTCTTTTCTCAATTGACAGGAGAGAGTAAGAAAATACTGGAGCTTGGCGTTGGCACTGGTCCTAATTTCAAATACTATGCAAGTGCAGCAGATATTAATGTCATTGGAGTGGACCCTAAtaaaaagatggagaaatatGCTCAGGCAGCAGCTGTAGCAGCCGGGCTACCAttatcaaattttagttttatgcGAGGGGTATGATGCTTTCCATCCAATATCTTTTTCAACTTCATTATTTATTTCCCTGATTTTAGGATTGCATTAATGGCTAGAATCCCATACAATCTGGCTGAGCTAGCCTAATACcttacattatctattcaaGAGTTGCTatcattttcctttcttttccatgtttgcccgagatttttttttaatgttatgCCATTAAAGTGGCCTTTGTATTGGTTATATATCCAACAGTTCTTTTATTTTGAGTAGTCCCACACATGTTCAGATATTCTTCTTGCAATTCTTAGGTGCTTATGGCTGTGAATGATCTGTTGTGATATTGCCTATAATTTTACACGTCActtgcaaattagatcaaaatACATGTAATCTGGAATATATTATGTCAATCGGGCCATACAAAAAATTGCATCTGAAGATATTTGAGAGAGTTGATTCATTGTCAGTTTTAGGACATGTACAATGGTGAGTTGGCCTAAAAGTATCTGGGTGTCTTGAGGTTTGTGAAGTAATAAAAGGAGACTTGTAGCCTCGAGGTGTTCATTTATTTTGTTAGCATATGACATTCAGAGGTAGGTTACTTAAACTGTGCATGGCAAAGGAAGTTTTTATTCTCTACTTTCTTCTacaaattccttttttttaaccaatagaatttttaagaaTAGCAAATTTTTAATGCTAAGGATTTACAAAAGAATTTATGCATGAAGAGATCCTGCTTATTACTATGTGCTTGTTTTTCCCATGAAAGGTGGAAATTTAACATAATAATTGTGATTTTTTTTAGTAGAAACTAGAAGTGGGATGTGACCTATCATTTACTTTAAAGTAGCTGCAGTATATTAGCAATCTATCATAAAATGGTCCATATGTTCTGAAAATCTTTGGTGGTGACTTGAAAAAAGTATTAAAATTGATAGCTACCTGCAAGTAAAAAACTTACGCATGTCCTATCTAGTATAATTGGTGTTTATTGATGGTTTATAATGCCAAAGATATATAGAAAAACATATTTAATCATGATGTAGATTTAATAAGTTAGTCTTGGCTTTTTTTTGGATCTTTAAAGTTAAAGCAACATATCTAAAGATTTTGCCTGAAAGTTTGgtttcaaaaggaagaaaaagcagCCATTGActagcatttatttaattactcGTACCCCCTTGATGAAGTTGGTTTCTGGGCTAAAGCTTTGGAATTTATAgcttttcaattttttgattGACTTTTATGTTGTTTTCGTAGAAACATTTATTGTCAATCCAACTTTAGTGCAATGCATTGCTCTTTATTTGTGAGAACTGGTTGCTTCGGGAATTCAAGTCCATACTTTCATGTAGGTTGGGGAAGTTTTACCTGTAGGAGATGATACCATGGATGCAGTGATTGGTACTCTGGTTTTGTGTTCTACCAAAGACATTGACATGGCACTTAGAGGTATTTATAAATTCGTTGTTCCTTTCTAAGGTCCATGTTTAACAGCTCTTTCATTGTGCACCTCTGGTTTTGCATCATAAAGatgtgtacacacacacacagagagacacACACAAAGATGGTTGGTTAACCTGCTATTGTTGTGAGAATTCTAGAATGGGGACACCTAAGATGACTTCAATATCATCagttagaaaagaatgatttggAGAGACTTTCTATATCAGAAGACCTATCCTTGCATGGTAACTGCTAAAGAAGTAGAATGCATACAATTGGCCTAAATTGGTGGTATGAGGCTTGTTGATATGTTTCTACCAGTGACAAAACCacagaaaacaatagaaatatcTCGGTGACAACATAGTTTCAAAATTGTAATGTCTTTCTTTGTCTAAGGCCTTTTTTATCTCGAGGATGAAACTTATACCACCAATTATGTCTGAAAAGGCATCAATAATGAAACATGTGTATCTTAATTGGCAGTTGCTCAGGAAGTAAACTTCTGGATTTAGCTCCGCAATGTGCCTATATGATTCTATAAATGttcattatataatataattgcTCCTATGTCTTTGGATTTCTTTTACCTATTTACACTGTATATGAAGTTGACTGCACAAGCTATATAATATTGGCATTTTTGAATCTTGCATTACTACTAGTAAATTCTTTGGTATAACCTGCTTTGGAAATTTTAGTTTGCAAATGAGAATATTTGCTAACAATGTCTAGTTGCTATTCCAACAAGAATAAATgattatatttaatttataataatgttTATGGGGTAACATGCCAATCTGGTACGTGTATTAACTCAAGCATATAACTTTGCATCtgagttttgttattttggtgcttaatttcttttgagtaaaaaaataaataatcccGTCGCCTGAGAGATTCAAACTCTCGCCGGGAAACCCCATGTCCTTAGCAGGCGCATGCCTTGACCACTTGGCCAAAGCGATGTTGTTGTTCTTTTCAGTGCTTAATTTGAACTGGCCTGCATTTTCCAAATCTAGCTTCTCTCGATGCCAAATTCaaatgctagcatgttcattctACAATAGACATACATATTTGGTAATTCTGTGTTGAAAAATGGACAGATGCTTCTATCCAATAATCAAAGGATGTCGTGGTGCTTTCAAATGTTAAACTTCTAGTTCTTTAGTATTTAGTGCTATAGATACTGATTTATCACAAACTCATGCAGAGGTTAAAAGGGTGTTAAAACCAGGCGGTCTTTACTTATTCATTGAGCATGTGGCTGCGCGTGGTATTTCTCAGAACTTCTTGCCAGACTGATGAGCAGGTCAACTATGCTCTTAAAGTTTTGTGTTTCATTCTTGTTAATGGAGTTTCTCTTGCAGATGGCTCTCTCCTCCGATTCGTGCAGAGCATTCTTGATCCACTCCAGCAGTTCGTTTCAGATGGGTGTCACCTGACTAGGGAAACAGGGAAGCTAATTTCGGAAACTGGATTCTCCAGTGTGGACCTCAACACTGCATTCCTCTCATCTGCCGCCGTTTTAGGTCCCCATGTTTATGGAACAGCTCGTAAATAGCATGTCCTTAGTTATCGCTCTCGTTTTTGGTCGCTTGTAATGTATTCTTATTACTCCTACTCGTGTCGAAGAAGATCCAGCAATGCCTCTTAAATGACCACTTTTTTTCCGGTGGAAAGTGGACCCAGTTCTCATCGCAGAAGAGTCATCTAcctgtacttttttttttccgaagaTAATGTACTAGGTGATAAGGGATCAAACTATTAGTGCCCTTTTGGGCATGTGTGCATGGGCACATTCACCAACTGGTTTAGAGTTTTGGATGTATCATTCAATAATTGAATTCAGAATCTCTTGTTGCTGAGCAGAGAGAGATGTGTCACTAGACACTGGACCATgcttgattcaaaaaaaaaaaaaacagaaagggTTATCTTTTAGGGGATTGCTACGGtgcatttttatattttttgcaaAAAATATGATTGATCTGAGTTGTTTATTGTTTGAAGTTATAGTAGAAAATTTAGGTTAACTGTTATCCATCCAGTTATCCTCTCAACTCCCAACTCGATTATCCTTGCCGTGGAGAGTGCCAGAGAAAGAATGTACTTTATGTTGCCTGGGTTTTCTTGCATGGTATATCGTGCTATACCAAATTGGATGGTATGAGATATATTATACCAATTCGATATCGTTACACGGTATGAGGATATATCGTTATTTGATACACCGAACAAACTTCATACTGTATTGATATAATAATAGCATGGCACCTGTATAGACAGCATATCTTtgttcacttgcatgtttatgtCATTGGATTCAGACGGCTTAAATTCTCTGTTGTCAAGTGACAGAGGGAACATTGCATGGACACAAAATGGGCACTTTATGGCGGTGTCGGTATAATACGTACATCCATCGTCAGACTTAGTATTAGACCAATACtcaattttccttttttaaGGGATTAATAAGCCAGCAGAtttgaagaattaaatcaagtaAAAATGCTTGCTATCTTCTGATTATACGGCTATTTGTACTTAAGATTGGCAATTAGTTAGGTTGAGTCAAGTTTGCATTAGATCAAGATataattgttgctggaaattggacccgggggccgccgcgaagccggagaaggaggagctccgctgctacagggggcggacggcggtgcgccggccggctgcgtcctccaccgTGGGGCGTGGGAGCGTCCGAGGAGGGGAgtggtgcgtccagtcctgCCCTGTcttgcaaaaaagccggtggccgggctccccggcgccggccctccgatgcctaagtcagagggggcaagtatgtggagagagcgg is from Phoenix dactylifera cultivar Barhee BC4 chromosome 6, palm_55x_up_171113_PBpolish2nd_filt_p, whole genome shotgun sequence and encodes:
- the LOC103702896 gene encoding methyltransferase-like protein 7A; amino-acid sequence: MVQVDQLPKFLARSGGGKRRRRTMNSSVSELSSSASPVSRLPRPPSRPPPKARTLTLTLARSSPAREASPEPAGLVLNPRSSCALRCCPCGRRLGLLGTTVAALLPVPPSKASGPGPSDTEDMVERFHPSRPDWYEELYAKALELGTRSYEAEVAAYKATLFSQLTGESKKILELGVGTGPNFKYYASAADINVIGVDPNKKMEKYAQAAAVAAGLPLSNFSFMRGVGEVLPVGDDTMDAVIGTLVLCSTKDIDMALREVKRVLKPGGLYLFIEHVAARDGSLLRFVQSILDPLQQFVSDGCHLTRETGKLISETGFSSVDLNTAFLSSAAVLGPHVYGTARK